One window from the genome of Cyprinus carpio isolate SPL01 chromosome B1, ASM1834038v1, whole genome shotgun sequence encodes:
- the ears2 gene encoding probable glutamate--tRNA ligase, mitochondrial isoform X2: protein MLGCVLRKMCWKRTGARRGVCTRQPAPRVRFAPSPTGFLHLGGLRTALYNYLFAKQRGGAFILRLEDTDRARLLPGAADAIEDMLEWAGVPPDESSRRGGDCGPYVQSERLPLYSQTAAALLQTGHAYYCFCSNQRLDLLKREAQRSGHVPRYDNRCRRLQPEQVQQRLAQGVPAVVRFKLASGAEPFQDMVFGWTRHEVAAVEGDPIILKADGFPTYHLASVVDDHHMRVSHVLRGSEWLISTAKHLQLFRALGWTPPAYAHLPLLLNRDGSKLSKRQGDIFIQRFREQGVLPETLLDLVTHAGSGFDNNRIGRRLEELVCEFNISKITTHSALLDLDKLHEFNRVHLQRRIEDEEKCAVLRDELRQRVLHTHGSQISDRAVLEPLYIQRVLELRKGHVCSLRELLNHMHAYLWIRPRVTRQQLQEVSAEAENIAAAVIQLVASGGSFESTEHLNTELKLIASRLKHTKYSGMMRVLRLALSAQQGPSVAEMMLSLGEQEVCVRLQKALEQTGTT, encoded by the exons ATGTTGGGCTGTGTTTTGAGGAAAATGTGCTGGAAGAGAACGGGCGCGCGCAGAGGGGTGTGCACGAGACAGCCCGCGCCGCGCGTCCGCTTCGCTCCGAGTCCCACAG GCTTTCTGCATCTCGGAGGTCTGCGCACGGCGCTCTATAACTACCTGTTCGCCAAGCAGCGCGGCGGCGCGTTCATCCTGCGGCTGGAGGACACGGACCGGGCGCGCTTACTACCGGGAGCCGCTGACGCCATAGAGGACATGCTGGAgtgggcag gcgtCCCGCCGGACGAAAGCAGCCGCAGAGGAGGAGACTGTGGGCCGTATGTTCAGTCTGAGCGGCTGCCGCTCTACTCACAGACAGCAGCGGCTCTGCTGCAGACGGGACACGCCTACTACTGCTTCTGCTCCAATCAGAGGCTGGATCTGCTGAAGAGAGAGGCGCAGCGCAGCGGACACGTACCGCG GTATGATAACCGGTGTCGACGGCTGCAGCCGGAGCAGGTGCAGCAGAGACTGGCTCAGGGAGTCCCTGCCGTGGTCCGCTTCAAGCTGGCCTCCGGCGCCGAGCCCTTCCAGGACATGGTCTTCGGCTGGACGCGGCACGAGGTGGCGGCGGTGGAGGGAGATCCGATCATCCTGAAGGCCGACGGCTTCCCCACGTACCACCTGGCCAGCGTAGTGGACGACCATCACATGCGCGTCAGTCACGTGCTGCGCGGCTCCGAGTGGCTGATCTCCACCGCCAAACACCTGCAGCTGTTCCGCGCCCTGGGCTGGACGCCGCCCGCATACGCCCACCTGCCGCTGCTGCTCAACCGCGACGGCAGCAAGCTGTCCAAGCGACAGGGCGACATCTTCATCCAGCGCTTCAGAGAGCAGGGCGTCCTGCCCGAGACGCTGCTGGACCTCGTCACTCACGCAGGCTCCGGCTTCGACA ATAATCGGATCGGTCGACGTCTGGAGGAATTAGTTTGTGAGTTTAACATTTCCAAGATCACAACGCACTCAGCCCTGCTGGATCTGGACAAACTACACGAGTTCAACAG ggTTCATCTCCAGCGCAGGATCGAGGATGAGGAGAAGTGCGCTGTGCTGCGGGACGAGCTGCGTCAGCGTGTTCTTCACACACACGGCTCTCAGATCAGCGACCGCGCCGTCCTGGAGCCGCTGTACATACAGAGAGTCCTGGAGCTCCGCAAG gggcACGTCTGTTCGCTGCGGGAGCTGCTGAATCACATGCATGCGTACCTGTGGATCCGGCCGCGAGTCACGCGCCAGCAGCTGCAGGAAGTGAGCGCAGAGGCGGAGAACATCGCAGCGGCGGTCATACa GCTGGTCGCATCCGGCGGCTCGTTCGAGTCCACAGAGCATCTGAACACTGAGCTCAAACTGATCGCCAGCAGACTGAAGCACACCAAATACAGCGGAATGATGAGAGTGCTGAGACTCGCTCTGAGCGCACaacag
- the ears2 gene encoding probable glutamate--tRNA ligase, mitochondrial isoform X1, whose protein sequence is MLGCVLRKMCWKRTGARRGVCTRQPAPRVRFAPSPTGFLHLGGLRTALYNYLFAKQRGGAFILRLEDTDRARLLPGAADAIEDMLEWAGVPPDESSRRGGDCGPYVQSERLPLYSQTAAALLQTGHAYYCFCSNQRLDLLKREAQRSGHVPRYDNRCRRLQPEQVQQRLAQGVPAVVRFKLASGAEPFQDMVFGWTRHEVAAVEGDPIILKADGFPTYHLASVVDDHHMRVSHVLRGSEWLISTAKHLQLFRALGWTPPAYAHLPLLLNRDGSKLSKRQGDIFIQRFREQGVLPETLLDLVTHAGSGFDNNRIGRRLEELVCEFNISKITTHSALLDLDKLHEFNRVHLQRRIEDEEKCAVLRDELRQRVLHTHGSQISDRAVLEPLYIQRVLELRKGHVCSLRELLNHMHAYLWIRPRVTRQQLQEVSAEAENIAAAVIQLVASGGSFESTEHLNTELKLIASRLKHTKYSGMMRVLRLALSAQQQGPSVAEMMLSLGEQEVCVRLQKALEQTGTT, encoded by the exons ATGTTGGGCTGTGTTTTGAGGAAAATGTGCTGGAAGAGAACGGGCGCGCGCAGAGGGGTGTGCACGAGACAGCCCGCGCCGCGCGTCCGCTTCGCTCCGAGTCCCACAG GCTTTCTGCATCTCGGAGGTCTGCGCACGGCGCTCTATAACTACCTGTTCGCCAAGCAGCGCGGCGGCGCGTTCATCCTGCGGCTGGAGGACACGGACCGGGCGCGCTTACTACCGGGAGCCGCTGACGCCATAGAGGACATGCTGGAgtgggcag gcgtCCCGCCGGACGAAAGCAGCCGCAGAGGAGGAGACTGTGGGCCGTATGTTCAGTCTGAGCGGCTGCCGCTCTACTCACAGACAGCAGCGGCTCTGCTGCAGACGGGACACGCCTACTACTGCTTCTGCTCCAATCAGAGGCTGGATCTGCTGAAGAGAGAGGCGCAGCGCAGCGGACACGTACCGCG GTATGATAACCGGTGTCGACGGCTGCAGCCGGAGCAGGTGCAGCAGAGACTGGCTCAGGGAGTCCCTGCCGTGGTCCGCTTCAAGCTGGCCTCCGGCGCCGAGCCCTTCCAGGACATGGTCTTCGGCTGGACGCGGCACGAGGTGGCGGCGGTGGAGGGAGATCCGATCATCCTGAAGGCCGACGGCTTCCCCACGTACCACCTGGCCAGCGTAGTGGACGACCATCACATGCGCGTCAGTCACGTGCTGCGCGGCTCCGAGTGGCTGATCTCCACCGCCAAACACCTGCAGCTGTTCCGCGCCCTGGGCTGGACGCCGCCCGCATACGCCCACCTGCCGCTGCTGCTCAACCGCGACGGCAGCAAGCTGTCCAAGCGACAGGGCGACATCTTCATCCAGCGCTTCAGAGAGCAGGGCGTCCTGCCCGAGACGCTGCTGGACCTCGTCACTCACGCAGGCTCCGGCTTCGACA ATAATCGGATCGGTCGACGTCTGGAGGAATTAGTTTGTGAGTTTAACATTTCCAAGATCACAACGCACTCAGCCCTGCTGGATCTGGACAAACTACACGAGTTCAACAG ggTTCATCTCCAGCGCAGGATCGAGGATGAGGAGAAGTGCGCTGTGCTGCGGGACGAGCTGCGTCAGCGTGTTCTTCACACACACGGCTCTCAGATCAGCGACCGCGCCGTCCTGGAGCCGCTGTACATACAGAGAGTCCTGGAGCTCCGCAAG gggcACGTCTGTTCGCTGCGGGAGCTGCTGAATCACATGCATGCGTACCTGTGGATCCGGCCGCGAGTCACGCGCCAGCAGCTGCAGGAAGTGAGCGCAGAGGCGGAGAACATCGCAGCGGCGGTCATACa GCTGGTCGCATCCGGCGGCTCGTTCGAGTCCACAGAGCATCTGAACACTGAGCTCAAACTGATCGCCAGCAGACTGAAGCACACCAAATACAGCGGAATGATGAGAGTGCTGAGACTCGCTCTGAGCGCACaacag